The window GTGTCCGCCCTCGCCCGGACCCGCCCGGTCACTCCCGGAGTCACCGACTGGGAACCGCCGGTACACATCTAAGTTCGGAGCGCGTAAGTCCCGACGGTATGAGCGACGACGAGGTAACTCGGCTGCTACAGAAGGCGTACCAGGACGAGATCGAGACCGTGATGAACTACCTGTCGAACAGCATCGTCCTCGACGGCGTCCGGGCCGAGGAGATCAAGGAGTCCCTCGAACTCGATATCGACGAGGAGCTCCAGCACGCCCGGATGCTGGGCGAGCGACTGAAACAGCTCGACGAGAACGTCCCCGGCAGCGAGGCGTTCGTCGCCAACCAGGACTCGCTCCAGCCGCCCGAGGACACCACCGACGTCCTCGGTGTCATCGACGGCGTCATCGAGGCCGAGGAGGACGCCATCGCGACGTATCGCGACCTCGTCGACGCTGCCGAGGCCGCCGACGACCCCGTCACCGAGGACCTCGCCGTGACCCTGCTGGCGGACGAGGAGGCCCATCGCACGGAGTTCCGCGGCTTCCGCAAGGAGTACGCTCAGGACTGACGCCCAGCCCGTCCGGGCCGGTGACAGCCGCGCGTCGGACCCTGCCGCGACCTTTTTGCCGCCCCCTCCCGACCCCTCGGCCATGAGCGACGAGAACGAGTCGACGGGCGGGCCACTGAGCGACCTCGACCTGCAGGCCGCCGAGGGGGAGATGGACGACCCGACCCCGAAGGCGTTCGACCGCGTCGAACTGGGCGTGCTGGACGGCTCCGAAGACCCCGAGGAGTGGATCGCCGCCATCCAGGACGGCGCCGTCCTCGTGCTCGACGTGGAGGGCGACCTCAACGAACTCGCCGCCGGCTTCGCCCGCGACGTGCGCGAACTCGGCGGCGAACTGATGCACTTCCGGGGCTTCCTCGTGGTCTCGCCGCCCGACGTGGAGATAGATACGGACCGGCTGTAGGCGACGGAGAGCGGTTGGACGGGGCAAAGAACGGTGGTTCTCTGCAGGACTCCGGTATCTCACGCCGGCCGCTCGAGCGGTCGCCGGTCAGATACCGCTCAGGCCGGCCAGGGCCTCGGCGTAGACGACCACATCGAGCGCGAGCGTGAACCCGACCATCGCCAGGGCCGGCACCCACACCGACCGGGTCCGTTCGTAGCCGAGGACCGCGAGCCCGAACGCAGCGACCCACAGCGCGTCGACGACGACCTCGCCGAGCGTCGTCAGGCCGGTTCCGACACCCACGATGCCGACGAGCGCCAGCGCCAGTACGGCGAGATGTCGGCGTTCCAGGGCCCCGGCGTCGAACGCCACGGAGCCGTCCGGCCCCTCGGCGTGACGGTAGAGGATGCCCACGCCCATCGCGAACGCGACGCCGAACACGAGCGACGCGGTGAACTCGACGGCGCTCCCGACGCTGAGCCGGAGGCCGACAGCGTCCATGGGGAGGAGCCAGAAGAACCCGACCAGCAGGGTGGCGACCACGGGCGCGTCCTCGGCGCCGACGAGATTCCGTACCCGCTCCGGGACCAGCGCACAGAACAGGACGCCGAGGCCGACCCCGAGGAACACGGACGGGAGCCCCATCATCCACACGAGGACCGACGTCGATGCCTCGGGGTTCACGAACCGGTTCAGGAGCGAACTCAGGGGGACCCCGAACACCGTGTTCGCGACGAGCGCCGTGGCCCCCGCGATGGCTGCCGGCCCGACGACGGTCGCGGCGGCGACCGGCCACGACCCGTCATGGGGCCGCCCCAGCGAGATGTCGATGCCACGGTAGCGGGCATATGCCAGCGCGCCGCCGGCGAGTCCGACGAGCGATGCGGCCCCCGAGACCAGGAGGAGCGACTCCGGGGTCCCGAAGACCTGCCCGGCGAACTGTGCCGCGGCGGCCACCGCGGTCGACCAGAGACTGACGGCGATGAGCGCCGCGAAGAGGACCCCGAGTCCGAGGGCAGTGGTGTCCTCGGGCCCGCCGAAACCCCACGTCGCGCTGCGTCTACTGTTGGACATTG of the Haloglomus salinum genome contains:
- a CDS encoding ferritin-like domain-containing protein encodes the protein MSDDEVTRLLQKAYQDEIETVMNYLSNSIVLDGVRAEEIKESLELDIDEELQHARMLGERLKQLDENVPGSEAFVANQDSLQPPEDTTDVLGVIDGVIEAEEDAIATYRDLVDAAEAADDPVTEDLAVTLLADEEAHRTEFRGFRKEYAQD
- a CDS encoding DUF5779 family protein, with amino-acid sequence MSDENESTGGPLSDLDLQAAEGEMDDPTPKAFDRVELGVLDGSEDPEEWIAAIQDGAVLVLDVEGDLNELAAGFARDVRELGGELMHFRGFLVVSPPDVEIDTDRL